The genomic stretch CTTCCTTAAAAGCTGAATAGTATATAAAAATAAAGGGCAAAAGCCCTTTTTGGAATAAAAAAACGGCCTTTTAAAATCTGATATTTAAGGCCGTTTTTCTACCTTCTTTCTACCTTTTGAAATGTTCCACTTTTCACGGAACGCCTTCGCACCTCCGTTTGCGATATAATGTTCCGTAAAATCATCCAAAGATGGAGGACGTCTGACTCCGAAATTCCTGAACTCCTCCCAGGTAACATGCTTGTTGAAATCCGAGAGAATTTCCCTGCTTTGAGATGACAGGAATTCCTCGAATTCCTCTTTAGGTACTTCTCCCTCCTCCTTTATGTTACACAACGCGTGTTGCTCCTCGATCTGTGCTCTGATTTTTTCGGCGAGCTTGCGTTCTTCCAGGGGCAGGTCAATAAGTTTCATAGAGCCACCTCCTTTCTGATGATAAATTCTATATTAAGAACATATTAAAAAACAGAGGCTAACTGTTCACTTCTACCTTTAATTATATCATTATTTTACATAAAGTCAATGATTATTTTCTCTAATCAAGGCCCTAATATATGCTACAATCGCCATTACGCTTCTAATATTTTTTAGACCATGAAATTTAATCAAACCACTCTTCCAAACGGACTCAAAATTATCACTATTCCTTTGCACGATGCCCCTACGGTAACCGTTTTGGTCATGGTTGAAACAGGTTCGAAATACGAAACAAAAAATATAAATGGATTGTCGCATTTTCTCGAACACATGTGTTTTAAAGGAACAAAGAAACGCCCGAGTGCACTTGTCATCAGCCACGAACTCGACGCCCTCGGTGCTCAGTCAAACGCGTTTACTTCACAGGAGTTTACCGGATATTTTGCTAAAGCGCACAAGAAACACTTTCTCACCCTGCTTGATGTTGTTTCCGACATTTATCTCAATCCGGTATTCAATGAAAAAGAAATTGAAAAAGAAAAAGGCGTCATTATAGAAGAAATAAACATGTATCAGGACATGCCCCAACGGCACATCTATGATTTGTTTTTTGAACTTTTGTATGGCGACCAGCCTGCCGGTTGGCCCATTGCCGGTCCCAAAGAAAACATACGAATTCTTTCCCGCAAGGATTTTATTGATTACCGCGCCGCTCATTATGTTGCCTCCGGAACCGCTGTTATTGTTGCGGGTAACATAAATGAAGAAGAGACAAAAGAACATATTGTCCGGCTGTTTTCCGCAATCCCCGCAACACCGAAAGAAGACAAAAAACCGGTTGTTGAAAAACAGGAAAAACCTGAAATTCTCGTCAAGCACAAAGACACCGACCAAACGCACCTGATGCTCGGAGTGCGGGCCTTCCCGATACATCACCCCGACGCTCCAACACTGCGGGTTTTGAGTACCATATTGGGTGGGGGAATGAGCAGCCGCTTGTTTCAAAAACTTCGTGAGCAGATGGGTGTTGCGTACTATGCCCGTTCGGAAGCCGATTTTTACACGGACCACGGCCATCTTGCGATTACAACTGGTGTTGATAAAAAACGCGTTGAGGAGGTCCTGTCAGAGATTTTGCAAGAACTTGACCGTTTGAAAAAAGAACCCGTGCCGCAAAAAGAGCTCGACAAAGCAAAAGATTACCTTGTCGGAACGATGTATTTGGAACTTGAATCATCAGATTCAATAGCGGAGTATTACGGATACCAGAACGCGCTCCGACGTCCTCTTCAAACGCCCGAAGAGTTTGCGGATAAAATAAAAGCGGTAACGGCGGAGGATATTATTCGCGTTGCCAAGGATATAATAACCAACTCTCGCCTCAACTGTGCGGTGATTGGAGACATTTCTTCTCCCGATATGCTTAGAGAAAAACTTGTTCTGCCTTCATAAAAGGCCATAGGCATTCTCTTCTCATCGCAGAAGAGCGGTGTTATCATAGCAATATGAATTCAAAAGACGTCACGGTCCACGTTGACGCGGGGAGTGTGGTAAAAGCTATCGCCATTCTTGCGCTTGCCTACGTGCTCTTCATCCTCCGCGACCTGCTTCTCGTTATTTTGACCGCGGTTGTGTTTGCCTCCGCTGTTGAGCCAATAACCAAGTGGTTTGTGGGATATAGATTCCCGAGATTACTTGCGGTGATTCTGATTTATCTCGGCCTTGCCGTTTCCCTTACCCTTACGTTCTACCTTCTCTTTGTTCCGGTTCTCAACGAAGCCTCAAACGCGCTTTCTTCTCTGTCTCAGTACATCAGTACGGTAAATACCGACGCGCCCGTTGTTTCCAGTTCTTTTCTTGATGCGAATCCGGCAATAAGACAATTTTCAGGAAGTTTTTCTCTCAAAGAAATTGCCCAGCAAATCAACCTCGTGGTTTCAAACGTTTCGGGGGGCATTTTTAACACCATAAGTCTCGTGTTCGGAGGACTATTGAGTTTTCTCCTCATACTCGTGCTTTCTTTTTATCTTGCCGTTCAGGAAGACGGAATTCCCGTGTTTTTGAATATGGTAACGCCGGCGCGCCACCGTTCGTACGTCATAAGTTTGTGGCGCCGTGCCGAGAAAAAAATAGGTCTGTGGATGCAGGGGCAATTGGTGCTCGTTGTTTTGGTTGCGGTTTTAATTTACCTCGGCCTTACGCTTTTAGGCGTTGAGCATGCACTTCTGCTCGCCATTCTTGGAGGTATTCTTGAAATTATTCCGCTTTTTGGTCCGGTTATCTCATCTATTCCGGCAATTCTTACC from bacterium encodes the following:
- a CDS encoding AI-2E family transporter, which produces MNSKDVTVHVDAGSVVKAIAILALAYVLFILRDLLLVILTAVVFASAVEPITKWFVGYRFPRLLAVILIYLGLAVSLTLTFYLLFVPVLNEASNALSSLSQYISTVNTDAPVVSSSFLDANPAIRQFSGSFSLKEIAQQINLVVSNVSGGIFNTISLVFGGLLSFLLILVLSFYLAVQEDGIPVFLNMVTPARHRSYVISLWRRAEKKIGLWMQGQLVLVVLVAVLIYLGLTLLGVEHALLLAILGGILEIIPLFGPVISSIPAILTAFSQDGWSLALIVMGLYIIIQQFENQLIYPLVVKKVVGVPSIVVILALIIGAKLGGFLGILLSVPLAAILLEFLNDLQRDMLHPEKNA
- a CDS encoding pitrilysin family protein, which translates into the protein MKFNQTTLPNGLKIITIPLHDAPTVTVLVMVETGSKYETKNINGLSHFLEHMCFKGTKKRPSALVISHELDALGAQSNAFTSQEFTGYFAKAHKKHFLTLLDVVSDIYLNPVFNEKEIEKEKGVIIEEINMYQDMPQRHIYDLFFELLYGDQPAGWPIAGPKENIRILSRKDFIDYRAAHYVASGTAVIVAGNINEEETKEHIVRLFSAIPATPKEDKKPVVEKQEKPEILVKHKDTDQTHLMLGVRAFPIHHPDAPTLRVLSTILGGGMSSRLFQKLREQMGVAYYARSEADFYTDHGHLAITTGVDKKRVEEVLSEILQELDRLKKEPVPQKELDKAKDYLVGTMYLELESSDSIAEYYGYQNALRRPLQTPEEFADKIKAVTAEDIIRVAKDIITNSRLNCAVIGDISSPDMLREKLVLPS